From the Terriglobia bacterium genome, the window AATCCCCGCGACCTCCGCAAGCTCTATTTCCTCGGCCGCCGCCTGCAGCAACTCTCCTCCGACGAGCGCTACACCCTCATCCAGCTCATGACCATGAGCGCCGCCGATTTCCTCGACCAGTGGTTCGAGACCGATGCCCTCAAGGCCACCATGTCCGCCTCCGGCATCATCGGCACCTTCCTCGGCATCCGTTCCCCGGGTACCGCCTACGTCCTCCTCCACCACTACATGGGCGAGATTGACGGCGCGTTCCGCTCCTGGGGCTTCAGCCGCGGCGGCACCGGCGCCATCTCCCTCTCCATCGCCTCCGCCGCCCGCGAAGCCGGCGTCGAGATCCGCACCCAAGCCCCGGTCGCCAAGATCCTCGTGAAAAACGGCCGCGCCACCGGCGTGGCCCTCGAGAGCGGGGAAGAGCTCTCCGCCACTATCGTCTCTTCCAGCGCCGACCCGCATCTCACCTTCGAAATATTTCTCGACCCTAAGGAACTTCCCTCCGACTTCCTCGAGGACATCCACCGCTACAAGTTCCGCGGCTCCTCCGGCAAGGTCAACATGGCCCTCGACGCCCTCCCCGACTTCAAGGCCATTCCCGGCCCCGGTGCGCACCTCCGCGGCGCCATCTCCATCTCCCCCAGCATGGATCACATGGAACGCGCCTACGACGACGCCAAGTACGGCCGCTTCTCTCGCCGCCCCTACATTGACATGGTCATCCCCAGCCTCACCGATCCCTCCGTGGCTCCCGCGGGCAAGCACGTCCTCTCCTGCTTCGTGCAGTACGCCCCCTACAAGCTCGCCCCCGGCGAAGGCACCTGGGACGACCAGCGCGAAAAATTCGGCGACACCGTCATTGACACCATTGCCGAGCACGCCCCCAACATCAAAAGCATCATCCGCGGCCGCCAGGTCCTCACCCCGCTCGATCTCGAGCGCGAATTCGGCCTCACCCAGGGCAACATCTTCCAGGGCGAGCTCTCCCTCGAGCAGCTCTTCTTCCTGCGCCCCGCTCCCGGCTGGGCTTACTACCGCACCCCCATCGACAATCTCTACATGTGCGGCTCGGCCACCCATCCCGGCGGCGGCATCATGGGCGCTCCTGGACGCATTGCCAGCCAGGTCATCCTCAAAGACTGGAAGAAGGCGAGCTGACCATGGCCCCGCGACAGCGCATCGTTCTCGTTGGCGGCGGGCACAACGCCCTCGTCGCCGCTTTCTATCTCGCCAAGGCCGGCTTCAAGCCCCTGGTCCTCGAGCGCCGCGCCATGCCCGGCGGCGCCGCCGTCACCGAGGAGTTTCATCCCGGCTTCCGCGTCTCTTCTCTCGCGCACACCGCCGGCCCCCTCCGCACCGACGTCGCTCGCGACATGCGGGTGGAAAAATTCGATTGCTCCATGATCCACCCCGATCCCCGCGTCTTCGCTCCCGCGCCCGACGGCCGCGCCATCCTCTTCTATAACGACCACGCCAAGACCGCCGGCAACATCGCCCGCCTCTCCGCCAAGGACGCCGCCAGGTACACCGAATTCGCCGCCGCCCTCGCCGAAGTCGCCGAAGTCCTCGCCCAGCTCACCCGCGTCACCCCTCCGGCCATCGACCAGCCCTCCCCCGAAGATCTCTGGAATCTCCTTAAAGCCGGCCGCAACATCCGCGCTCTCGGCAAAAAGCGCATGTTCGACCTCCTCCGCTGGGCTCCCATGGCCGTCGCCGATTTCGTCTCCGAATTCTTCGAGACCGAGCTCTTGCGTTCCACCATCGCCGCCCGCGGCATCTTCGGCGCGGCCCTCGGCCCCTGGTCGGCCGGCTCCACGGCCGTGCTTCTCCTGCGTGCCGCCGCGGATCCCCACCCCGCTGGCGCGGCCTCCTTCTCCCGCGGCGGCCTCGGCTCGCTCACCCGCGCCCTCGCCGAATCCGCCCGCAAAGCCGGCGCCGAAATCCGCACCAACGCCGAAGTCGCCCACATCCGCAGCACGGGCGGCGCGGTCACCGGCGTGGTCCTGGCCTCCGGCGAAGAGATCGCCTGCGACGCCGTCGTCTCCGGCGTGGACCCCAAGCGCACCTTCTTCCGGCTCGTGGACCCCGCGCAGCTCGATCCCGCCTTCGTCCTGCGCATCAAGAATCTTCGCGCCTCTGGCACCGTCGCCAAAGTCCATCTCGCTCTCGGCGACGCTCCGGCCTTTCCAGCGCTCGCCTCTGTCATCGGCCCCGATGGCTTCCGCCAGGGCCTTTCCGGCCGCATCCACATCGGCCCCGACCTCGATTACCTCGAGCGCGCCTTCGACGCCTCCAAGTACGGCGAATTTTCCGCCCATCCCTGGCTCGACGTCACCATCCCCACCTTCAGCGACTCCACCCTCGCCCCTGCCGGCAAGCACGTTCTCTCCGCCTGCGTGCAGTTCGCCCCCTTCCGCCTGCGCCACGGCGACTGGACCACCCAGCGCGACGCCCTCGGCAAGGCCGTCCTCGAAACCCTGGAAACCTATTCCCCCGGCATCTCCCATCTCGTCGAAGCCATGCAGGTCATCACTCCGCAGGACCTCGAGTCCGCTTACGGCCTCACCGGCGGCCACATCTTCCACGGCGAGCTGGCCCTCGACCAGCTCTTCACCATGCGCCCCGTCCTCGACTGGGCCCGTTACCGCTCGCCCCTGCGCGGCCTCTATCTCTGCGGCTCCGGCACCCATCCCGGCAACGGCCTCACCGGCGCTTCCGGCGCCAACGCCGCCCGCGAAATCAGCCGTGATCTCCGGTAGTTTTCTTAGTTGGTCTTCCTGAAGGGACGGCTCCTGTCGGCCCCTCATGATTGCAATTCATACGATGGCAGGGCACATGACCACGAAGATCGACCGCAACAAACTGAAGAAACTCCACGCCCGCGAGGAACAGCGCTTCATCGCCGAGCACCCCCGCTCCGCCGCGCTCTACCAGCGCGCCCAGAACTCCCTCCTCGGCGGCGTCCCCATGAACTGGATGAAGAAGTGGGCCGGCGCCTTCCCCGTTTTCGTCGAGACCGCCCAGGGCGCCCACTTTACCGACGTCGACGGCCGCGATTACGTGGACCTCTGCCTCGGCGACACCGGCGCCATGACCGGCCACTCCCCCGAAATCGTCGCCGAAGCCGTCGCCCGCCGTCTCCGCGAAGGCATCACCTTCATGCTTCCCACTGAAGACTCCGTCTGGGTCGGCGAAGAGCTCCAGCGCCGCTTCGGCCTGCCCTACTGGCAGTTCACTCTCACCGCCACCGACGCCAACCGCTTCGCCATCCGCATCGCCCGCGAAATCACCCAGCGCTCCAAAATCCTCGTCTTCCACTACTGCTACCACGGCACCGTGGACGAAACCGTCGTCTCCCTGCACGACGGCGTCGTCGGCCCGCGCCGCGGCAATCTCGGCCCCCCCGTCAATCCCGCCGAAACCACCCGCGTCGTCGAATTCAACGACCTCGCCGCTCTCGAAGACGCCCTCAAGCACAACGACGTCGCCTGCGTCCTCGCCGAGCCCGCCATGACCAACGTCGGCATCATCCTCCCCGACAATGGCTACTGGAAATCCGCCCGCGCCCTCATTCGCCGCTACGGCTCCCTGTTCATCGCCGATGAGACCCACACCATCTGCGCCGGCCCCGGCGGCTGCACCCAATTGTGGCATCTCGAGCCTGACTTCTTCGTCATGGGCAAGCCCATCGGCAGCGGCATTCCCGGCGGCGCCTACGGCTGCACCGAAGAGGTCGCCCGGCGCATCGCCGCCCGCATCCACCTCGAGGATTGCGACGTCGGCGGCATCGGCGGCACGCTCGCCGGCAACGCCCTCTCCCTCGCCGCCATGCGCGTCACTCTCGAAAAAGTCCTCACCCCCGAGGCCTTCTCCCGCATGATCCCCCTCGCCAAGCGCTTCAACGACGGCGTCGCCAGGGAAATCCGCGCCGCCGGCCTTCCCTGGAACATCCAGCAGCTCGGCTGCCGCGCCGAATACACTTTCCGCGATCCCGCCCCGCGCAACGGCGGCGAATCCGCCGCTGCCGGCGACTTCGAACTCGAGCGCTTCCTGCACCTCCACGCCCTCAACCGCGGCGTCCTCCTCACCCCGTTCCACAACATGGCCCTCATGTGCCCCGCCACCACCGAGGCCGACGTCGACCTGCACACCAAAATCTTCGCCGAAGCCGCCCGGGAGTTGGTCGGCTGACCAGAAGCCTCTTCTGCGTCGCCTTTCCCGTGTAGATGCCGGGCTTTAGCCCGGCATCTTTCTCTTTTCTCTCGTCCGAGTAGGGGCACGGCACGCCGTGCCCGCCCCCGCAACTCCCAGCCGCGCCGAAATTTCTTCTGGCATTCCGCCACCCGCCCGCTTACAACTAATGCCCTGGAACACTTCCGCTCCCGGAGAACAATCCATCTATGGGCGCCATTGAAAAAGTCTTGGCCGCAAATGCGCAATTCGCTCTCGATTATGACCCGGGACTCGTTTCCCCGCGGCCCCGCCTCGGCCTGGCCGTGCTCACCTGCATGGACACCCGGCTCTCCCGCCGGGCCCTGGGCCTCGGTCCCCAAGATGCCCACATCATCCGCAACGCCGGCGGGATTGTGACCGACGATGTCCTGCGCTCCCTGCTCATTTCCCACTACGTCCTCGAAACCTCGGAAGTCATGGTCATCAATCACACCGACTGCGGCTTGATGAAGGCGTCCGAGGAAGCTCTCCACGCGCAAATCGAGCGCCAGGCGGGGCTCCCGCCCAGTTCGCCCGTCCATTTCTATGCCTTTCGCGACGTGGAAGCCAATGTCCGCGAACAGCTCGCCAAGCTCGACGCCCACAGTTGGATCCACAGCGGCCTGAAGATCCGCGGCTTCGTCTTCGATGTTCGCACCGGCCATCTCCGCGAAGTCCTCCGCTGAATCACCCGCCGCGGAGAGCGTCGGCCGCGGCCCCCGTTCTTGCGGGTTTTGCAATGGTGGCCTGGAAGCAATTGAAAAGCGGCCGCGGGTGGCCGTGATGGACGGAGCGCTGCGCACCCGTTCCCGCACCAGGGGAGGGAAGCGCTGGCAAACTGGCGCGGAAACATTCTCAGGGAAGGCCTGTGTTAGTGGTGCGGGATCTTGGCCATCACCTTATAGATGGCCGCCAGCACCGGGTCCGAAGCGATCGCTTGTCCGGACGGGGCATACGCGAAGTTGAAATTGTTCTGGTTCTTCAGGCGGATGTGAAACGCATCCCGGTCGGAGGAGTACACGTCATTCTTCCGCACCTCGTCTATGCCCTCCAACGGCGTTTCGAAGGAGTGCGGGGCCTGTGTGGTCCGGAAGGCAAGCGAACTTTCGCTGACGATAAGCGTTCCCATGCAGAAGCTCAGGAAGCCGTCCCCATGATCGTGCCAGACGATGAATTCCTGGCCGGAGGCTTCGCTTGCGCCGGCGCCTGGTGCAGGCTGTTTGTCCGGGCGGACCGCACCATATTCGCGCGCCAGTTCGCCGAAGGTGTACTTTGCTTCTTGACCCAATAGAGGCTCGACATAGTCGATGGGGACGGCGAAATTCAGGTTTTGCGCTCCCTGCCCGGTAATGCCCTTGGTCGTGATTCCCACCACCTCGCCTTGCAGATTCAACACCGGTCCCCCGCTGCTGCCCGGCGAAGAGGGAGCCGATATCTGTAAATAGCGCGTGCCCTCGACCACGCGGATCGCGCTGATGATCCCTTCCGCCAGCGTCCGCTCCAGACCCATCGGGTTTCCCATGGCCACGATCCGCTGGCCTTGTTTGAGCTGCTCCGTATTCCCGATCCGCAAGGTCGGCAGTTTGCTCTTCCTGATTTTGATCAGCGCAATATCCCGGCGGGCGTCGA encodes:
- a CDS encoding NAD(P)/FAD-dependent oxidoreductase, giving the protein MAPRQRIVLVGGGHNALVAAFYLAKAGFKPLVLERRAMPGGAAVTEEFHPGFRVSSLAHTAGPLRTDVARDMRVEKFDCSMIHPDPRVFAPAPDGRAILFYNDHAKTAGNIARLSAKDAARYTEFAAALAEVAEVLAQLTRVTPPAIDQPSPEDLWNLLKAGRNIRALGKKRMFDLLRWAPMAVADFVSEFFETELLRSTIAARGIFGAALGPWSAGSTAVLLLRAAADPHPAGAASFSRGGLGSLTRALAESARKAGAEIRTNAEVAHIRSTGGAVTGVVLASGEEIACDAVVSGVDPKRTFFRLVDPAQLDPAFVLRIKNLRASGTVAKVHLALGDAPAFPALASVIGPDGFRQGLSGRIHIGPDLDYLERAFDASKYGEFSAHPWLDVTIPTFSDSTLAPAGKHVLSACVQFAPFRLRHGDWTTQRDALGKAVLETLETYSPGISHLVEAMQVITPQDLESAYGLTGGHIFHGELALDQLFTMRPVLDWARYRSPLRGLYLCGSGTHPGNGLTGASGANAAREISRDLR
- a CDS encoding aspartate aminotransferase family protein yields the protein MTTKIDRNKLKKLHAREEQRFIAEHPRSAALYQRAQNSLLGGVPMNWMKKWAGAFPVFVETAQGAHFTDVDGRDYVDLCLGDTGAMTGHSPEIVAEAVARRLREGITFMLPTEDSVWVGEELQRRFGLPYWQFTLTATDANRFAIRIAREITQRSKILVFHYCYHGTVDETVVSLHDGVVGPRRGNLGPPVNPAETTRVVEFNDLAALEDALKHNDVACVLAEPAMTNVGIILPDNGYWKSARALIRRYGSLFIADETHTICAGPGGCTQLWHLEPDFFVMGKPIGSGIPGGAYGCTEEVARRIAARIHLEDCDVGGIGGTLAGNALSLAAMRVTLEKVLTPEAFSRMIPLAKRFNDGVAREIRAAGLPWNIQQLGCRAEYTFRDPAPRNGGESAAAGDFELERFLHLHALNRGVLLTPFHNMALMCPATTEADVDLHTKIFAEAARELVG
- a CDS encoding carbonic anhydrase; the encoded protein is MGAIEKVLAANAQFALDYDPGLVSPRPRLGLAVLTCMDTRLSRRALGLGPQDAHIIRNAGGIVTDDVLRSLLISHYVLETSEVMVINHTDCGLMKASEEALHAQIERQAGLPPSSPVHFYAFRDVEANVREQLAKLDAHSWIHSGLKIRGFVFDVRTGHLREVLR
- a CDS encoding NAD(P)/FAD-dependent oxidoreductase, which produces MGQHYDVIVIGGGHNGLVNAAYLARAGKKVLVLERRGVLGGSAVTEEIIPGFLFSECSYVVSLLRPEIIRELDLPRHGLEILPLDGTFTPMLNGDHLWRVNDHAKTQREIRRHSRLDAEAYDEFSKMMVPMCRFVKPILSMIPPDPTSLNPRDLRKLYFLGRRLQQLSSDERYTLIQLMTMSAADFLDQWFETDALKATMSASGIIGTFLGIRSPGTAYVLLHHYMGEIDGAFRSWGFSRGGTGAISLSIASAAREAGVEIRTQAPVAKILVKNGRATGVALESGEELSATIVSSSADPHLTFEIFLDPKELPSDFLEDIHRYKFRGSSGKVNMALDALPDFKAIPGPGAHLRGAISISPSMDHMERAYDDAKYGRFSRRPYIDMVIPSLTDPSVAPAGKHVLSCFVQYAPYKLAPGEGTWDDQREKFGDTVIDTIAEHAPNIKSIIRGRQVLTPLDLEREFGLTQGNIFQGELSLEQLFFLRPAPGWAYYRTPIDNLYMCGSATHPGGGIMGAPGRIASQVILKDWKKAS
- a CDS encoding S1C family serine protease, which translates into the protein MRKELLAAGFGIALCTLANNGWCQQGIVEKTAAEIATASGPAVVFLQTRDAKGSPLGLGSGFIVDASGVIATNFHVIAGAERVEVKLENGEIFDSTGVVAFDARRDIALIKIRKSKLPTLRIGNTEQLKQGQRIVAMGNPMGLERTLAEGIISAIRVVEGTRYLQISAPSSPGSSGGPVLNLQGEVVGITTKGITGQGAQNLNFAVPIDYVEPLLGQEAKYTFGELAREYGAVRPDKQPAPGAGASEASGQEFIVWHDHGDGFLSFCMGTLIVSESSLAFRTTQAPHSFETPLEGIDEVRKNDVYSSDRDAFHIRLKNQNNFNFAYAPSGQAIASDPVLAAIYKVMAKIPHH